The Panicum virgatum strain AP13 chromosome 5K, P.virgatum_v5, whole genome shotgun sequence genome has a window encoding:
- the LOC120706732 gene encoding uncharacterized protein LOC120706732 isoform X1, whose amino-acid sequence MKKDATQIKLNFTAEHHVEPVISIPTTIEDPTTAEHLVASIVCTPKVIEHHAVDVSNGAKQYGTPTSCSLTFTEHTADGSPANTVTPHPSNVCTEVLPVLGYQHLTACADISSASVKTCKTKPLTNEQRDRINKRRRELYREKKESSKPCDVDRWETKKTQTGKHIMQRRKQARYQVKRLSLKRRLVQIVIELTRED is encoded by the exons ATGAAgaaagatgcaactcaaatcaaATTGAATTTTACAG CTGAGCACCATGTAGAACCCGTCATCAGTATTCCGACAACCATCGAAGATCCCACCA CAGCCGAACACCTTGTTGCATCAATCGTTTGCACGCCTAAAGTCATCGAGCATCACGCAG TAGACGTGTCCAATGGAGCTAAACAGTATGGTACACCCACATCCTGCAGTCTTACTTTCACCGAGCATACTGCAG ATGGATCCCCTGCAAACACGGTGACTCCTCATCCGTCTAACGTATGCACGGAGGTCCTACCAG TTCTTGGCTATCAACACTTGACTGCTTGTGCAGATATCTCAAGTGCGAGTGTCAAAACCTGTAAGACAAAACCGTTGACTAATGAACAACGGGACCGTATAAATAAACGTCGTCGTGAGTTATATCGTGAGAAAAAAGAATCATCGAAGCCGTGTGACGTAGATAGATGGGAAACCAAAAAGACACAGACCGGGAAGCATATCATGCAAAGAAGGAAGCAAGCCAGATATCAAGTGAAAAGACTAAGCCTAAAAAGAAGGCTGGTGCAGATCGTAATCGAGCTTACAAGAGAAGATTAA
- the LOC120706732 gene encoding uncharacterized protein LOC120706732 isoform X2, whose amino-acid sequence MKKDATQIKLNFTAEHHVEPVISIPTTIEDPTTAEHLVASIVCTPKVIEHHADVSNGAKQYGTPTSCSLTFTEHTADGSPANTVTPHPSNVCTEVLPVLGYQHLTACADISSASVKTCKTKPLTNEQRDRINKRRRELYREKKESSKPCDVDRWETKKTQTGKHIMQRRKQARYQVKRLSLKRRLVQIVIELTRED is encoded by the exons ATGAAgaaagatgcaactcaaatcaaATTGAATTTTACAG CTGAGCACCATGTAGAACCCGTCATCAGTATTCCGACAACCATCGAAGATCCCACCA CAGCCGAACACCTTGTTGCATCAATCGTTTGCACGCCTAAAGTCATCGAGCATCACGCAG ACGTGTCCAATGGAGCTAAACAGTATGGTACACCCACATCCTGCAGTCTTACTTTCACCGAGCATACTGCAG ATGGATCCCCTGCAAACACGGTGACTCCTCATCCGTCTAACGTATGCACGGAGGTCCTACCAG TTCTTGGCTATCAACACTTGACTGCTTGTGCAGATATCTCAAGTGCGAGTGTCAAAACCTGTAAGACAAAACCGTTGACTAATGAACAACGGGACCGTATAAATAAACGTCGTCGTGAGTTATATCGTGAGAAAAAAGAATCATCGAAGCCGTGTGACGTAGATAGATGGGAAACCAAAAAGACACAGACCGGGAAGCATATCATGCAAAGAAGGAAGCAAGCCAGATATCAAGTGAAAAGACTAAGCCTAAAAAGAAGGCTGGTGCAGATCGTAATCGAGCTTACAAGAGAAGATTAA
- the LOC120706732 gene encoding uncharacterized protein LOC120706732 isoform X3 translates to MKKDATQIKLNFTAEHHVEPVISIPTTIEDPTTEHLVASIVCTPKVIEHHAVDVSNGAKQYGTPTSCSLTFTEHTADGSPANTVTPHPSNVCTEVLPVLGYQHLTACADISSASVKTCKTKPLTNEQRDRINKRRRELYREKKESSKPCDVDRWETKKTQTGKHIMQRRKQARYQVKRLSLKRRLVQIVIELTRED, encoded by the exons ATGAAgaaagatgcaactcaaatcaaATTGAATTTTACAG CTGAGCACCATGTAGAACCCGTCATCAGTATTCCGACAACCATCGAAGATCCCACCA CCGAACACCTTGTTGCATCAATCGTTTGCACGCCTAAAGTCATCGAGCATCACGCAG TAGACGTGTCCAATGGAGCTAAACAGTATGGTACACCCACATCCTGCAGTCTTACTTTCACCGAGCATACTGCAG ATGGATCCCCTGCAAACACGGTGACTCCTCATCCGTCTAACGTATGCACGGAGGTCCTACCAG TTCTTGGCTATCAACACTTGACTGCTTGTGCAGATATCTCAAGTGCGAGTGTCAAAACCTGTAAGACAAAACCGTTGACTAATGAACAACGGGACCGTATAAATAAACGTCGTCGTGAGTTATATCGTGAGAAAAAAGAATCATCGAAGCCGTGTGACGTAGATAGATGGGAAACCAAAAAGACACAGACCGGGAAGCATATCATGCAAAGAAGGAAGCAAGCCAGATATCAAGTGAAAAGACTAAGCCTAAAAAGAAGGCTGGTGCAGATCGTAATCGAGCTTACAAGAGAAGATTAA
- the LOC120706732 gene encoding uncharacterized protein LOC120706732 isoform X6, which yields MKKDATQIKLNFTAEHHVEPVISIPTTIEDPTTEHLVASIVCTPKVIEHHAVDVSNGAKQYGTPTSCSLTFTEHTADGSPANTVTPHPSNVCTEVLPDISSASVKTCKTKPLTNEQRDRINKRRRELYREKKESSKPCDVDRWETKKTQTGKHIMQRRKQARYQVKRLSLKRRLVQIVIELTRED from the exons ATGAAgaaagatgcaactcaaatcaaATTGAATTTTACAG CTGAGCACCATGTAGAACCCGTCATCAGTATTCCGACAACCATCGAAGATCCCACCA CCGAACACCTTGTTGCATCAATCGTTTGCACGCCTAAAGTCATCGAGCATCACGCAG TAGACGTGTCCAATGGAGCTAAACAGTATGGTACACCCACATCCTGCAGTCTTACTTTCACCGAGCATACTGCAG ATGGATCCCCTGCAAACACGGTGACTCCTCATCCGTCTAACGTATGCACGGAGGTCCTACCAG ATATCTCAAGTGCGAGTGTCAAAACCTGTAAGACAAAACCGTTGACTAATGAACAACGGGACCGTATAAATAAACGTCGTCGTGAGTTATATCGTGAGAAAAAAGAATCATCGAAGCCGTGTGACGTAGATAGATGGGAAACCAAAAAGACACAGACCGGGAAGCATATCATGCAAAGAAGGAAGCAAGCCAGATATCAAGTGAAAAGACTAAGCCTAAAAAGAAGGCTGGTGCAGATCGTAATCGAGCTTACAAGAGAAGATTAA
- the LOC120706732 gene encoding uncharacterized protein LOC120706732 isoform X4: MKKDATQIKLNFTAEHHVEPVISIPTTIEDPTTEHLVASIVCTPKVIEHHADVSNGAKQYGTPTSCSLTFTEHTADGSPANTVTPHPSNVCTEVLPVLGYQHLTACADISSASVKTCKTKPLTNEQRDRINKRRRELYREKKESSKPCDVDRWETKKTQTGKHIMQRRKQARYQVKRLSLKRRLVQIVIELTRED; encoded by the exons ATGAAgaaagatgcaactcaaatcaaATTGAATTTTACAG CTGAGCACCATGTAGAACCCGTCATCAGTATTCCGACAACCATCGAAGATCCCACCA CCGAACACCTTGTTGCATCAATCGTTTGCACGCCTAAAGTCATCGAGCATCACGCAG ACGTGTCCAATGGAGCTAAACAGTATGGTACACCCACATCCTGCAGTCTTACTTTCACCGAGCATACTGCAG ATGGATCCCCTGCAAACACGGTGACTCCTCATCCGTCTAACGTATGCACGGAGGTCCTACCAG TTCTTGGCTATCAACACTTGACTGCTTGTGCAGATATCTCAAGTGCGAGTGTCAAAACCTGTAAGACAAAACCGTTGACTAATGAACAACGGGACCGTATAAATAAACGTCGTCGTGAGTTATATCGTGAGAAAAAAGAATCATCGAAGCCGTGTGACGTAGATAGATGGGAAACCAAAAAGACACAGACCGGGAAGCATATCATGCAAAGAAGGAAGCAAGCCAGATATCAAGTGAAAAGACTAAGCCTAAAAAGAAGGCTGGTGCAGATCGTAATCGAGCTTACAAGAGAAGATTAA
- the LOC120706732 gene encoding uncharacterized protein LOC120706732 isoform X5, translating to MKKDATQIKLNFTAEHHVEPVISIPTTIEDPTTAEHLVASIVCTPKVIEHHAVDVSNGAKQYGTPTSCSLTFTEHTADGSPANTVTPHPSNVCTEVLPDISSASVKTCKTKPLTNEQRDRINKRRRELYREKKESSKPCDVDRWETKKTQTGKHIMQRRKQARYQVKRLSLKRRLVQIVIELTRED from the exons ATGAAgaaagatgcaactcaaatcaaATTGAATTTTACAG CTGAGCACCATGTAGAACCCGTCATCAGTATTCCGACAACCATCGAAGATCCCACCA CAGCCGAACACCTTGTTGCATCAATCGTTTGCACGCCTAAAGTCATCGAGCATCACGCAG TAGACGTGTCCAATGGAGCTAAACAGTATGGTACACCCACATCCTGCAGTCTTACTTTCACCGAGCATACTGCAG ATGGATCCCCTGCAAACACGGTGACTCCTCATCCGTCTAACGTATGCACGGAGGTCCTACCAG ATATCTCAAGTGCGAGTGTCAAAACCTGTAAGACAAAACCGTTGACTAATGAACAACGGGACCGTATAAATAAACGTCGTCGTGAGTTATATCGTGAGAAAAAAGAATCATCGAAGCCGTGTGACGTAGATAGATGGGAAACCAAAAAGACACAGACCGGGAAGCATATCATGCAAAGAAGGAAGCAAGCCAGATATCAAGTGAAAAGACTAAGCCTAAAAAGAAGGCTGGTGCAGATCGTAATCGAGCTTACAAGAGAAGATTAA
- the LOC120706732 gene encoding uncharacterized protein LOC120706732 isoform X7 produces the protein MKKDATQIKLNFTAEHHVEPVISIPTTIEDPTTAEHLVASIVCTPKVIEHHAVDVSNGAKQYGTPTSCSLTFTEHTADGSPANTVTPHPSNVCTEVLPVFSHGQLYVAMSRATARTNIKILALPPNATELEEEAKKEKKNGKKKGKETINNKKEKKKITVYTFTKNIVYKEVLTA, from the exons ATGAAgaaagatgcaactcaaatcaaATTGAATTTTACAG CTGAGCACCATGTAGAACCCGTCATCAGTATTCCGACAACCATCGAAGATCCCACCA CAGCCGAACACCTTGTTGCATCAATCGTTTGCACGCCTAAAGTCATCGAGCATCACGCAG TAGACGTGTCCAATGGAGCTAAACAGTATGGTACACCCACATCCTGCAGTCTTACTTTCACCGAGCATACTGCAG ATGGATCCCCTGCAAACACGGTGACTCCTCATCCGTCTAACGTATGCACGGAGGTCCTACCAG TGTTCTCGCATGGACAATTGTATGTTGCAATGTCAAGGGCAACTGCAAGAACAAACATCAAGATTCTAGCACTTCCACCTAATGCCACTGAGCTGGAGGAAGAAgctaaaaaggagaagaaaaatggtaaaaagaaGGGTAAGGAGACTATCAAtaacaagaaagaaaagaaaaagatcaCAGTGTATACATTTACTAAGAATATTGTATACAAAGAGGTCCTAACGGCATAG